The DNA region AGGGCCACGCGCGGCAACATCGATGTCGTGGTCAATCTGGTCTGAGCGCGCTTTCTGGGCCGCCGCCGGCCAGTCGAGTCCAATGCCCTCGAAAGGAAAAACACCGATGGATGCGATCAAAGAGCCCGAGCAAATCAATCATCCACGCCGCCGTTTCTGTGGTACAGCGGCCATGACCATTGCCGCTACGCAACTTGGCATGATTGGGGCCACAAACGCACAGGCTGAAAAGGCGCCGTCGACACTGCCACTGATCAGGCCAGGAACACATACATCGTTCCGCGCGCTGAAGCAGATCGACGCCGGCGCGCTAAACGTCGGATACGCCGAGGACGGTCCTGCCGATGGCCCCGCTGTCGTTCTTCTGCATGGTTGGCCCTACGATGTTCACAGTTATGTCGATGTTGCACCGTTGCTGGCCTCCGCTGGATACCGGGTCATCGTCCCCTACTTGCGCGGCTACGGCGCGACGCGCTTCCTGTCGAACGAGACGCCCCGCAACGGCCAGCAGGCCGCACTTGCAGCCGACATCATCGCCTGGATGGATGCGCTCAAAATCGAGAAGGCGACCGTCGCCGGCTACGATTGGGGAGCGCGAACGGCCAACATCATTGCAGCGCTCTGGCCTGAGCGCTGCAAGGCGATGGTTTCCGTCAGCGGCTATCTCATCGGCAGCCAGGAACTGAACAGGATGCCGCTGCCGCCAAAGGCCGAGTTACAGTGGTGGTATCAATATTACTTCGCCACCGAGCGCGGCCGGGCCGGCTATGAGAAATACACACACGATTTCGGCCGGCTGATCTGGGCGCTCGCCTCGCCGAAATGGGCCTTCGACGATGCCACCTACGGCCGTTCCGCCGCAGCGCTCGACAATCCCGACCACGTCGCCATCACGATCCACAATTATCGCTGGCGGCTCGGCTTGGCGCCGGGCGAGCCGCAATATGATGCCTTGGAAAAGAAGCTGGCCGCGCTGCCGGCAATCGCCGTGCCGACGATCACCATGGAAGGTGACGCGAACGGCGCGCCGCATCCTGATCCGGCGGCTTACGCCAAGAAATTTTCCGGCAAATACGAGCACCGGGTGATCTCGGGCGGCATCGGTCACAACCTGCCGCAGGAGGCCCCTCAAGCCTTCGCACAGGCTGTCATCGACGTCGACAGATCCTGACAACTCAACAGTGGAGCTGTCTCATGAAGCCTGTCTACCTCCTGCCATGCGCGGGTGCGGCGTTGCTGCCCCTCGTCTTCGTGACTATATCCGGGGCCAAAGGCGATACGGAGCCTAAGGTCTCATCGCCGATCTACGGCGTCACCATCCCTGAGGGATACCGGCGTTGGGAGCTGATCGCACCGGCGCTTGAGGCGGTCCCCCTTAATGAGCTGCGCGCGGTCGTCGGAAACAAGACGGCGATCGACGCCTATCGCTCCGGCACACTGCCGTTCCCGGAGGGGACGGTTCTCG from Rhizobium sullae includes:
- a CDS encoding alpha/beta fold hydrolase codes for the protein MDAIKEPEQINHPRRRFCGTAAMTIAATQLGMIGATNAQAEKAPSTLPLIRPGTHTSFRALKQIDAGALNVGYAEDGPADGPAVVLLHGWPYDVHSYVDVAPLLASAGYRVIVPYLRGYGATRFLSNETPRNGQQAALAADIIAWMDALKIEKATVAGYDWGARTANIIAALWPERCKAMVSVSGYLIGSQELNRMPLPPKAELQWWYQYYFATERGRAGYEKYTHDFGRLIWALASPKWAFDDATYGRSAAALDNPDHVAITIHNYRWRLGLAPGEPQYDALEKKLAALPAIAVPTITMEGDANGAPHPDPAAYAKKFSGKYEHRVISGGIGHNLPQEAPQAFAQAVIDVDRS
- a CDS encoding cytochrome P460 family protein, with the protein product MKPVYLLPCAGAALLPLVFVTISGAKGDTEPKVSSPIYGVTIPEGYRRWELIAPALEAVPLNELRAVVGNKTAIDAYRSGTLPFPEGTVLVKLAWKQIQSTEFEPATVPGDATTVQVMVKDSKKYADTGGWGFGRFIDGKPVDEAQHQTCFACHEARVKGHDFVFTRFAP